The Treponema sp. Marseille-Q3903 genomic interval ACAAGACAGTACAATCGCTGTCAGATTTGTGGACGTCCACGTGGATATTTGCGCAAGTTCAAGATGTGTCGTCTTTGCTTCCGCAAATTGGCAAGTGAAGGACAGCTTCCTGGCGTAACAAAATCAAGTTGGTAGGAGATAGAAATGAGTGCATCAGATCCAGTAGCAGATATGCTGACAAAGGTTCGTAATGCGGCTATGGTCCGCCACGAGAAGGTTGATGTTCCTGCATCGAAACTTAAACTTGAAATAGTTAAGATTTTGAAGACAGAGGGATATATCAAAAACTTTAAGAAAGTTCAGGAAGATGGAAAAAATACACTCCGTATTTTCTTAAAATATGATGATGATAATAATCCGGTAATTCACGGTGTTAAGAGAATTTCTACACCTGGTCGCCGAGTTTATTCTGGTTACAAAGATTTACCACGCGTTTATAACGGATATGGTACAATCATAGTTTCAACTTCTTCCGGAGTAACAACAGGAAAGAAGGCTTCTGAAAAAATGGTTGGTGGTGAATTGGTTTGCACAATTTGGTAATAGGAGGCAGAAAGGATGTCTAAAGTAGGTAAACTTCCTGTTGCTATTCCAGCAGGTGTGACAGTAAACGTTGCCAACGGAGTGATAGCTGTTAAAGGTTCTAAAGGAGAACTTAAGCAGACATTTCATGATGACGTTGAAATTAAAATAGATGGAACACATGTTGTTCTTTCTGTAAAAAATGATACAAAGCAGGCAAATGCTTATCACGGACTTTACAGAAGTTTGATAGCCAACATGGTAAAGGGTGTTTCTGAAGGATTTTCAAAAACTCTCATCATCACAGGTGTCGGTTATCGTGCAGAAGTAAAAGGTAAAGAACTTGTTATGAACCTTGGTTACTCAAGCGATTACATAGCGATTATTCCTGACGGACTTACAGTTGTTGCAACTCCTGATGGAAAATTGACTGTGACAGGGACTAGCAAGCAGTTGGTCGGAGAATTCTGCTCTCAGATTCGTAAGTTACGAAAACCTGAACCTTACAAGGGAAAAGGTATTCGTTATGACAACGAAGTTATCAGACGTAAAGTCGGTAAAACTGGTGTTAAATAAGGTGAAGCTATATGTTTAAGAAAATGAACGACAAAAACAGAAAACGCTTGCACAGAAAGGTTCACATCCGTAAGTCAATTTACGGAACTGCTGATAGACCTCGTATGACTATCACTCGCAGCAACAAGAACATCTCTGTTCAGGTAATTGATGATGATGAAGGCAAGACTTTAGCTTCAATTTCTACTATAGAAAAAGATTTTGCTGCATTGAAGCCTGATACTGAAGGTGCTGCAAAACTTGGTGAAGCTTTTGGTTCTCGCCTTAAAGATAAAAAAATCGCTAAGGTTGTTTTTGACCGCAACGGTTATTTGTATCACGGTGTTGTAAAAGCGTTCGCTGATGGTGCCCGTAAAGCCGGTATTGAATTCTAGGAGATATTATGGAACATCAGAAAAACTTTGATAAAGAAAACGCTCCAAAAGAAAAAGAGTTTGTTGAAAAACTTGTAACTCTTAACAGAACTTGTAAGACAGTAAAAGGAGGACGACGCATGTCGTTCGCAGCTCTTACAGTTGTTGGAGATAAAAAAGGTCGCGTTGGATATGGCATTGGCAAAGCTAATGACGTATCTGAAGCAATAAAAAAGAGTATTGATCGTGCTAAGAGAAACCTTGTTATTGTTCCAATAAAAAACGGAACTTTGCCACACGATATTATCGGAACATATAAGAGTTCTGAAGTATTGCTTAAACCTGCTTGTTCCGGAACAGGAATTATTGCAGGCGGTACAGTACGTGCAATTATGGAAGCTGCTGGTGCAACTGATATCCAGTCAAAATCTTTGGGATCAAATTCATCAGTGAACGTTGTTCGCGCAACTTTCGATGCTATCGCTAAACTCATGGATGCAAAGAAAATTGCCGCTAACAGAGGTAAAACTCTTGACGAGTTGTGGGGTTAATGTATGGCTAAAGCAAAACAGTTGAAAGTTACATTAATTAAAAGCATTATTGGTCAGAAACCTGCTAAAGTGGCATCGGTTCGCAGCCTTGGACTTAAGAAGATCAATTCTTCTAATACACTTCCTGACAACGACGCTGTTCGCGGTATGGTTGCTTCTGTATCTCACTTAGTTAAGGTTGAGGAGATCTAAAATGGCAGAATATAATCCGATTCTTAGTGCTCCTCAGGGTGCTAATAAAAAACCAAAGAGAGTTGGTCGAGGTTCTTCTTCAGGACTTGGAACAACAGCCGGTAAAGGTAATAAAGGACAGCAGTCTCGTTCAGGTGGAAAAACTTATGTAGGTTTTGAAGGTGGACAGATGCCGTTGTACAGACGTATAGCTCGTAAAGGATTTTCAAACTATCCTTTTAAAAAAGAATACGTATGTATCAATGTAGATTTGCTTTGCGCAAAATTCGAAGATGGTGCAACAGTTGATAAGGCTTCGCTTGCAAAAAAAGGTTTTATTTCAACAAAAAGTGCCGCTCTTGTAAAGATTCTTGGAAACGGAGACGTTACAAAAAAATTGAACGTAATTGTTGACAAAGTATCTGAAACTGCTAAAGCAAAAATTGAAAAGGCTGGCGGTTCTGTAAAAGTAAATGAAGCAGAAACTTCTGCTGAAAGTGCAAAATAGTAGAGCGGAGTAAAACATGGCAAGCAACCCAATTGTAAATATGTTTAAAGTTAAAGAAATCAGAGATCGTTTGTTGTTTACATTCTTGATTTTGGCAGTGTTCCGCTTAGGTTCGGTTCTGACAGTTCCTGGAATTGATGCAAATGTTCTTTTTGAATACTTTAAAGATTTAGCTGCGCAGAATAAGAATGCGTTTGCAAGTTACATGGACTTCTTTGTTGGAGGAGCTTTTTCTAACTTCTCTATATTGATGCTTGGTGTAATGCCTTACATTTCTATGCAGATTATTATGCAGCTTGCTGTGATTATTTTCCCATCACTTAAACGCATATCACAAGAAGACGGTGGTCAGCGAAAGATTGCTCAGTACACGCGTACCGGAACAATAGTCGTTTGTATCATCCAAGCTTGGAGTATGTCTGTTTATGCTAATAGTATTCCAGGTTGTATAGTTATCGATAACAGAGTTTTATTTAGAATCCTCTTTATCTTGACTGTAACAACCGGTTCTATGGTAACTGTTTGGTTAGGTAATCAGATTACAGCTCGCGGTATTGGAAATGGTATTTCAGTGATGATCTTTGCAGGTATTGTTGCACGCTTGCCTAACGCAATTGTAGAATTATATCAGAAAGTAAAAGCAAAAGAGATTCAGCTTGTTTTCGTTATTCTTGTAATTATCATGTTTGTTGCAATTATTGCATTGGTAATCTATGAAGAGTCAGGTCAGAGAAAAATTCCTGTACACTACGCAAAACGTGTAGTAGGAAGAAAGATGTACGGTGGACAGAGCACTTATATTCCGTTCAAAGTAAATCCTTCAAACGTTATTCCTTTGATTTTTGCATCTTCTATTCTAACTTTACCGATAACACTTGCATCTACATTGGCACAGGGACAGAACTCTGCAAAATGGATTAATTCGGTTTCCAGAGTTTTGACACCAAATGGTATTTGGTACAATATCTTGTTAGTACTTCTTATTATTTTCTTTGCATACTTCTACACTCAGGTAACACTGAACCCTACAGAAATTGCAAAAAACATCCGCGAAAACGGCGGCTCCATTCCGGGTGTACGTACAGATAAGACAGAAGAATATCTGACAAAAATATTAAATAGACTTATATTACCGGGTTCATTGTTTTTGGCATTGATTGCGATTGTTCCAACGTTGATTCAACTTTGGTTTGGATTTCCGCAGTCAATAAGCCAGCTTATGGGAGGAACTTCATTGATCATCATGATTGGTGTCGACCTCGATACAATGAGTCAGGTTGAGGCGCTTCTTAAAATGCATCACCATGATGGGCTTACAAAGAAGGGCAAAATCAGATCTCGTAGTTTATAAAAATACAAAATTACGAGAATTGGCAGTAGAACAGAAATGAGAATATGTGCTATACTCTTAGCTACTGAATTGCTCTCATTGCGAGGTGCTAAAATTCGGTAAATATTCTCATGGGGGCTTTTTATGAAAGTACGAACCAGTGTAAAACCTATCTGTGACAAGTGTAAGGTTATCAAAAGAAATGGTATTATCCGTATCATTTGTACAAACCCAAAACACAAGCAGAGACAGGGCTAAGGCTTAAGGAGTAACAGATGGCTCGAATTGCGGGAGTTGATATCCCTAATAAACATGTAAGTATCGCATTAACTTATATCTATGGTATTGGTCGTTCATCAGCAGAAAAAATCTGTGAAGAAGCTAAGATTGATCCGGGTAAAATGGCAAACGATCTTACACAGGATGAATTAGCAAAAATTCGTGAAATCATTGACGCTAATTATAAGACGGAAGGACGTTTGCGTTCTGAAATCGGTCTTAACTTAAAGCGTTTAATGGATATTGGTTGCTATCGTGGTCTTCGCCATAAGAGAGGTCTTCCTGTACGCGGTCAGAGGACTCGTACAAATGCACGTACTCGCAAGGGTAAAAAGAAGACTGTTGCTAACAAGAAAAAGGCATAGAGCGGAGGATAAATAATGGCTACCGTTAAGAAGCGAAAGGAAAAAAAGAGCGTATACGAAGGAAACGTTTATATCCAGGCTACGTTCAATAATACTGTCGTAACTGTAACTGACTTGAAAGGAAATGCCCTTTCGTGGGCTTCTTCAGGTGGACTGGGTTTTCGTGGAGCAAAAAAATCGACTCCATTTGCTGCTCAGTCTGTTGCGGAAACTGCATTGCAGAAAGCCGCAAGTTATGGATTGCGTGAAGTACACGTATATGTAAAAGGACCTGGGATGGGTCGTGAAAATGCTATACGTTCGATTGGTCTGATGGGATTGAAAGTAAAATCTATTTCTGATGTAACTCCAATACCTCACAATGGTTGTCGTCCTCGTAAGACACGACGTATGTAATTTAAGAGGAGTTAACAATGGGAAAAAGCACACAACCACTCTTAAAAAGATGTAAATCTTTAGGTATCAATCCGGTTGTAATGGGTTATACAAAAGAATCTAAGAGAAATCAGAAAGAAGTAAGACGTAAGAAATCTGAATACGGTCTTCAGCTTGATGAAAAACAGAAAGTAAGATTTATTTATGGCGTTATGGAAAAACAGTTCCATAAATACTATGTTATGGCTACAAAACGTGATGGAATCACCGGAGAAATGCTTCTTCAGATTCTCGAATCGCGTCTTGATAACGTTGTATATCGTTTAGGTTTTGCTAAAACTAGAAAGCAGGCAAGACAGATGGTTAATCACGGACACATCAATGTAAATGGTGCGAAAGTAGACATTCCTTCCTGCCTTGTAAAAGTTGGAGACGTTATCACAGTTAAAGAAGGTTCAGGAATTAAAAAGCTCATTATTGCTAACAATGATGTTATTGTTCCTGGCTGGCTTGAAGCTGATAAAGATAATTTTACTGGAAAGGTTATCAACTTAGCTACAAAATCAGATATTGATTACGCAGTTAAAGAAAACCTCATAGTTGAATATTATTCTAAATAATAAATAAGGAGTTCAGATGGCTCGCAAAAACTTGCTTAAGGGTTTCAAAAAACCTAAAGGCATTTCATTTGAACCAATTGATAGTGCAAATCCGAATTATCAGAAGTTCTATGCTTACCCTTTTGAAACAGGATTTGGTACGACGGTTGGAAATACTTTAAGAAGAGTATTGTTGTCATCAATCCAAGGTTATGCTGTTACATCAATTCGTATCACTTCGTATGATGATAGTGGTATTTCACATGTAATCTCCAGCGAATTTGAGGCAATCCCAAATGTAGCTGAAGATACACTTGAAATTATCAATACTCTTAAGATGATAAAATTGAGTCTTCCGGAAGATGTAGAACAGGATACTATTTTGTATGAGTTCAAAGGTCCTGGAGTTGTAAAAAGCGATGATTTTGCAAAAGGAGATCAGCTTAAAGTCGAAACTAAAGATAAGACAATCTTTACAATGATGGAAGGTGCTCACCTTGATATCGAAATTCAGGTAGACCTTGGCAGAGGATACGTACCGGCAGAAACAAATGAACATTACATTGAAGTTGTTGGAACTATCCCGATGGATGCAATTTTTACACCTGTTCAAAAGGTAAAATATTCTATTGAACCATGCCGTGTCGGACAGAGAAATGATTATGATAAGCTCGTACTTGAGATTTGGACAGATGGCACAATCTCTCCTGTAGATGCTCTTGGAGAAGCTGCTAAAATCGCAAAAGATCATTTTGCTATTTTTGTAAACTTTAACGATAAAGACGTTATAGGAAGTGATGAAGGAGAAGAAGGTGATGAAAGTATTCAAAAACTCCTTAGCACTCCTGTAGAAGAATTGGAACTTTCTGTCCGTTCATCAAATTGTTTAAAGAATGCAAATATTCGTACTATCGGCGAATTAACAAAGAAAACTGAAGATGACATTACAAAGACCAGAAACTTTGGAAAGAAGAGTTTGCAGGAAATCAAGGAAAAACTCCAAGAATGGAATCTTACCCTTGGTATGACAGACTACAGTCATCTGAAGAATGCTGCCAACTTAACTAAGCAGAAGGAAGAATCAGATGAATCATAGAAATGGTTTTAATCCGCTTTCACGTACAACAGCACATCGTCGTGCTATGTCACGCAATATGGTAACATCGCTATTCAGATATGAGCGAATTACTACAACAAAATCAAAGGCTCTTGAGGTAAAGAAGTCAGCTGAAAAATTGATTACAAGAGCAAAAGAAGATACTGTTCACAATCGTCGTGAAACAGCTAAATTTATTCAGGATGAAAAAATCTTGAATAAACTCTTTACAGAAATCGCTCCAAGAATGAAAGAGCGCAACGGTGGTTACACAAGGGTTCTTAAGCTAGGGTATCGTCAGGGAGATGCTGCTGATGTTGTAATCCTTGAGTTGGTTGACTACAAGCTTGAAACTGAGAAACCGGCTGCAGAAAAGAAACCTGCAAAAAAGGCAGAGAAAGTTGAAGGTGATGCACCAAAAGCTAAAAAAACAACAGCTAATGCAACAAAAGCTTCAACTTCTGGAGCAAAGCCAAAAAAGACTACTGCAAAGAAAGCTTCTGAAAAGAAAGAAGAAACCCCAGCTAAATAAGCTGAAAAGGAGTTCGAAATGTCAAAGAACCATCGTGGATCTGGTATTAGATCATTGCCTGCTCACGGAAGAGGAACTTGTGCTATTTGTGGAAAAACAAATATTAAAGTTCTTTATGAAAAAGAAGTTGATGGGCAGACAGCAAAAATTTGCAAATATTGTAACGCTGCTTTGAAAAATAAAGCTCGTAAAGAAGTTTCGCATGCAGCCCCTGCTGTAGAGACACCTGCTGAAGCTGCTCCTGAAGCACCGGCAGAAAACGCTTAATACTTTTTGTATTGCAAATTGTAAACCGTCATCGTTTGAGGTGGCGGTTTTTTTATTTTCACGTTGCATTCTTCCATTTGCATAAATCTTCCTTGCCTGAAAAAAGAATATGCTATAAAATAGAATTCCAATGAGTGTCGCGACAAGCCATCAAATTTCAAAATATTATGATTTTCATCGTGATAAAGAAATTGTATTTACAAAAGCAAATTTAAAATCTCTTCGAGTTAATCCACGTCAAATTTATTTGAAGTGTGCCGGTGGGCAATGGCCATGCATTATCAATTCTTCTTCTTTACAGAAAGCAAAAGTCATAATCGGAACTTCAAGCGGTGTCTATTCGCTTATTGTGAATAAAAAAGAACAGCACATCAGTGTTGTTTATTGTTTTTATGATCAGAATAATGAGCCTGTCCAGTTTTTTGTAACGAGCAATGTTGTAGACATTCAGCCTTATCAGGGGTCTAAAGATCTCGCATTGCTTACTTTGGAATTTACACAACGTCCGCCGGATGATTTGATATTAAAAATCGGCGAATTTCTTGAAGTAAATGAAAATTTTAAAACCCGGAAAGAAGAGCGAATTGGGCTCAATGAGAATTCTATGCGTCAGTTGTGTATTCCAAAGGAGGAGTCATATATATTCATCGCAGGAGTTCCGCGCAAATGCATAATGAAAGATATCTCGTTTGGCGGCGCCCGTGTTATGCTCGTAGGCGTGCCGAAATTTCTTGAAGGTAAAACTATAGATTTACGCCTTTATTTTACAGACACGAATGAAAAAGTATCTTTGATAGGCAAGATTCTCAAGGCAGATTTTCTTCAGGGACGTAAAGATATTTCTGTCGTCCATATTCAGTTTAATCAAGATGAAATTCCAATGTCGTACAAGTTTCATATAAATAGTTATATAACATCGTACCAAAAGCAACTGATAGAAAAACAGCTCAATAATCAGGCAGCGGCACAAAGAGCTGAGCAGGCTGCAGCGACTAAAGTCGCTCAACAAAAACAGATTGCCGACGAGAAAGAGGAACTGGCAGCTGCACAAAAAGCTGCAATGCAGGCAAATATTAAAGCAATGGGGAACGCTTTTGCCGCTCAACCGTCTCGCCAAGTACAACAGACTCCTACATAAAAAAATTATAAAAAGGTGAAAAATGAATCCATCAAACCCTCTTGAATCAGTATATTTTATCAATATTCAGGATGTTGAATTGTCTCACAGAAAGCGTTTTGAACTCGATAAAACAATTCCTATTCCTGTTCAGAAAAAAGATTTTGAAACTGATAGCTTTAATCCGAACGACATCACTGTCGAGAAAATATTGTCAGGAATATTGACAGTTTTGGCGTATGACAGCAAAAACGAACATCTGGATTACTATCGTTCAATATTAAAAAAAGTCAGGCCGAATCTCAAAAAAGAACTTTGCGAAGCTGCAATCCTAAAAACAAAAAATGAAGATTTTGATATTGCGGAAGAGATTTTCCGAGCACTTTTGGGATTTGATCCTGAAGATTCAGCGATTATCTTAAACATGGCTCTATTTCTTGACCAGCGCGCTGATTACTATAGAAATGCAGGTCTGTTTGAAGATGCAGATGCTTACGATGCTGATGCACTCAGATATTATGAAGAGACAATTAATGCTGAACCACCGCTTCCTGATGCGTATTTCAACGTCGGCTTTTACTATATGAAAAAACATAAATATCGGGAGGCAAAAGATGCTTTTGAAACTTATCTTGCGCTTACTGCCGATATCAGCGATGAGGAAGCCGGCGAAAACGGCGTTTATAAAAAAGAACGTGCTCAGGAAGTCATTGCAAATATAACAAACCAAAATATGGACGATGAATCTTTTAAAGCCGCTTATGATTTGATTTCCAGCGGACAGGAAGAAAAAGGCTTGGAGCATATTCATAATTTTCTTAAGAATAATCCAAAAGTCTGGAACGGCTGGTTTATGCTTGGCTGGGGGCTTAGACGGATTGAAAAGTATTCAGAAGCAAAAGAGGCTTTTCTCGAATCACTGAAATGCGGCGGAGATACGACTGCTGACACATATAATGAACTTTCGCTTTGTTATATTGAAGAAGAAGATTTTTTGAAAGCGGAAAAATGCCTTATGAAAGCGTTGTCGATTGAGCCTGAAAGCACAAAAGTAATTTCAAATCTCGGTTTTTTGGCTCTTGCACGTGGCGACAGACAGACAGCGCGAATCTATTTTACAACAGTTCTCGAATTTGATCCTAAAGATAAAATCGCTGCAAACGAGTTGCTCAAATTAGAAAACGTTCCGTGATGCTGTTTTAGAAAATTATCACCAAATTAACTATTCCCAGCTTACGATATCGCCGACATTTATATCATTTTTCTTGAACCAGCCTTGCGGAACTTCAAGAGCATATCTTACAGAAACTGTGCTAGTGATAGGTGCGAGGCTGTACGGCTTCATGTCAAAAATATCACGAATCTTCCCTTTTGAATCTATATATGCGATTGACAGAGGATGCGGAGTGTTTTTCATCCAAAAAGAAAGAACTTGGTCTTTTTTGAATATAAAAAGCATTCCAGTTCCATCAGGAATTTTTTTTCGTCCCATATAACCACAGTTTTGGTCTTTTTCTTTTTCTGCAATCTCGGCATATACGGTTGCGGTAGTCCCATCAGACCGTGTTATTGTCAATGTCTTTTCGGGAAGTTTTGAATCGCAAAAAAATTGACAACTTGAAAAAATAATCAGTAAAACAACAAAAAATCTACGGATTGAGATTAGTTTACACATTTTTTTTACAATGATTGATTTCATAATATCAAAGTTCATCTAGGAACATCTCCTGTGTTTTTTCTTCCGGTGAAGAGTTTATGTTTGAATAATTTTGAATTTTATCAAAAAGTTTTTTATCTATATATTTTAAAGTCAGTGGTTTTTCAAGGCTCATCGAAACATCATCATTTTCCCATGTTGCAGATTTTGGGTCAAAAGATGACGGCTCTCCGTATTTTTCCTGGAGTTTTGTGAAAATGCTGTAATAATCCATTTTTTCCTGATTTATGTTTATTGTGATGATAAACAATTTGTCTTCAAAAAATTGAAAATAGCATTCTTCGAGAAACCCTGTACGGAATTTCGAATAAGTGTTTGTTTCAATCAAGATTTTGCCGGTGCCGGGCACTAGAGAAACATCGCGCTCACCTCGGTAGCCAAAATCGGAGTCTTTGAGTAGAGCAATCTTTGTATCTTCTAGCGATGACCCGAGTTTGATGTTTTTATAACCGGAAGGCAGTTCCTCCGCAATCAGCGAAAGCAAGACTAAAGATGATGTGAGCAATGAAATTATAATCTTCTTAAACGGAATCATATTATATTTATCGGAAGAAACCTATTTTATATTATTTTGTTTTCGATAGAATGCAGCTTGTTTTGTCAGTTCTTTTATATCTTTTACAAAAATCTTGCCGTCGACAATCCTATAATCAGAACACTGCTGAAAGTCGTATATTGCGCGCGGATGATTTTGGCTTGGAATTCCGCACATGTTTGCGAGATCTTTTGGAGTGAGCTCGGTCTGCATAGACTGTTTTCCCGAGCCTAAAGAAATTTTTTGTTTTTCAAACTGAAGAGAAAGCATATCTACCATTTTTGCAAGCGGTTCTTTGAGGTTTGCATTGTCAAGCTGGCGGTACATAGACCACAGCCTGTCTGCAAGCGTCGTCGTCAATTTTGCGATAAGTTGAGGTTGCGTCGCTACCATCTGATTGAAGTTCGAGCGGTTTATAACCATCAGCGTACAGTCATCATAAGCGATTGCACTTGCCGAGCGAGGTTTGTTTTCTATAAGCGCCATCTCTCCAAACATATCGCCTTTTTTTAGCAGCGCAAGTGTCACTTCATTTCCATTTACAACTTTAGAGATTTTGACTTCGCCTTTTTGGATTATAAACATATCTGCGCCGCTTTGCGATTCTGAAAAAATCATCGTATCTTTTGGATATGAACGAACAGTGTCTTGCGCCGGTTCATAATAGACTGCATTTGTCTTAGGTTTTAATGAGATAAAACGCTGCTTTGCAATCTCTACATTTGGTCCTACAGGCTTTGTCTTTAAATATTGATAATATGCGTAAGCCGCTATATCTCTGTGTGATTTTTCGTAATATTGTGCAACATTGAATATGTGTTCATAATTTTCATTTACTGCTGCATTGAGAGTTGCTTTTGTGAGCATTTCATTCATTACACGCATGCGGTTAGCAAAAGTTTTGATTATTTTAAGTGCGACAGGAGTGTTTTGCGCGATGAGCTCAGGATATTGATCGCGTCGTACAGAGATTGCCAAAACATCAGTCATCGCAATTGCAGTTTCAATTTGGAGATGTCCTGACATACACGGAACAACGCCAACGAAATCGCCGGGGCCGTATCTAACAGGAGCAATGCCGGAACCTGAAGCTTTAAAACACTGAACTAGACCTTTTTGAATAATATAAAAATGGTCGCTGTCAGATTTTCCTTCGACAACAAGATATGAGCTTTTTGGGAACCGTACGATTTGTAACTGCAGCAATATCAATCTCCTACGTAGAGTATAAGTTTACAAATTTCTTTTGTCAATAAAGCAACTTGCTATTGAAATTAATTCTCTATAAAAATAATTTCCGGCTCAAGGCAAAATCCATATAGTTTTTTAACTCTATTTTGAGTAAATTTTACCAGCTGCTTTATATCATCGGCAGTTGCATTGCCGATGTTTACGATGAAATTTCCATGAAATGGAGCAATCTGGGCATTGCCGATTTTAGTTCCACAGAGCCCGGCTTTGTCAATTATTGCTCCTGACGGCTCTCCAAAATCCCGATTATTTTTAAAAACCGAACCTGCGCTCGGGAATTTGAAGTGCCCTTTATCGATTCTCGCTGAAATATATTTTTTGCATTCCGATTCAATTTTTTCCTTATCTTTATCAGGCGCTTTTATCAGCTTAAAAGTCGAAGAAAGAATAAGTTTTCTTTCTGTAGAACGGTCATCTTTTTCATGTTGAAACGGCGATTTTTTGTAATCCCAATCAGCAGCGTTAAAAGGGGTCTCAACGATTTGCGGATTGGCTTCGTTGTCGTCATATTTTTTTGAAATTGTAAAATGCTCTGTCTTGTGTAAAATATCGCTTATAGACTTTTCAAAACATCGGGCGTTCATAAATGTTGCCCCACCGACAGAACCTGGAAGCCCTGCAAACTGTTCGGCACCTGTCAAACTGTTTTTTATGCAATAATTAATAAAAGACGAGATTGGAGTTCCTGCCTGACACGTCACATAAATTGTATTTGCATCAAGCGGTTCTATTTCTGTTGTTATTTTATTTAGGTTTTGCGTTGAAATGATTGCTCCGTCATAAGTGCCATCGGGGAATACGACATTGCTTCCGCCCCCTAAGATGAAAAACTTTGTATTTGAATCGACTGTCTTGCGCAGCGTTGTGATAAAACTCTTGGTATCTTTTGGGGCGACAAAAAGTCTAGCTTTGCCACCGATTTTAAATGTCGATTTTTGCGCAAGAGGCTCGTCTTCTGAATATTCGATATCACTTTTTTTTAATTCGTTTATTAAATCCTGAATCATCTTTTTTATTATATAGAAAATAACGGGTTTTATAAAGTATCGGAGTCTGTTTTAGATTTGCGAATATCTTTAAAATTCGCCGTTATTGTTTAATAGCAAAAAAAAATATATTATATTCAACTAAACAAATGATTATTTAAAATGGAGATTCGTATGAGTTTGAAACTTTATAATACAATGGGACGCCGAATTGAAGAGTTTAAACCGATTGTGACAGGTCATGCAGGTTTTTATGGCTGTGGCCCTACTGTTTACAATTATGCTCATATAGGAAATCTTCGCGCATACGTTTGTTGGGATATCCTCGACAAAACATTAAAGTATCTTGGTTATGATGTAAAGCATGTTATGAATGTCACCGATGTCGGCCATCTTACAGGTGATAACGATGAAGGCAAAGATAAAATGCTTAAAACAGCCGAAGAACGCCATCAGTCTGTTTTAGATGTAGCTCGTTTTTATACAGACGCTTTTTTTGCAGATATCGATGCTCTCAACATCAGACACCCAGATGTGATATGCAAAGCTACAGAACATATTCCGGAAATGATAGAACTCATCAAAGAAATCGAAAAAAACGGTCACACTTATACAGCCGGTGGAAATCTCTATTACGATATTTCTACTTATCCTGATTATGGGAAGCTTGCAAACCTAAACCTCGAAGAATTAAAAGCTGGTGCTGGAAAACGCAAAGTTGTAGTTGTCGACGAAAAT includes:
- a CDS encoding type Z 30S ribosomal protein S14; the encoded protein is MAKKSMIIKAARKPRYETRQYNRCQICGRPRGYLRKFKMCRLCFRKLASEGQLPGVTKSSW
- the rpsH gene encoding 30S ribosomal protein S8, whose amino-acid sequence is MSASDPVADMLTKVRNAAMVRHEKVDVPASKLKLEIVKILKTEGYIKNFKKVQEDGKNTLRIFLKYDDDNNPVIHGVKRISTPGRRVYSGYKDLPRVYNGYGTIIVSTSSGVTTGKKASEKMVGGELVCTIW
- the rplF gene encoding 50S ribosomal protein L6, which encodes MSKVGKLPVAIPAGVTVNVANGVIAVKGSKGELKQTFHDDVEIKIDGTHVVLSVKNDTKQANAYHGLYRSLIANMVKGVSEGFSKTLIITGVGYRAEVKGKELVMNLGYSSDYIAIIPDGLTVVATPDGKLTVTGTSKQLVGEFCSQIRKLRKPEPYKGKGIRYDNEVIRRKVGKTGVK
- the rplR gene encoding 50S ribosomal protein L18 — encoded protein: MFKKMNDKNRKRLHRKVHIRKSIYGTADRPRMTITRSNKNISVQVIDDDEGKTLASISTIEKDFAALKPDTEGAAKLGEAFGSRLKDKKIAKVVFDRNGYLYHGVVKAFADGARKAGIEF
- the rpsE gene encoding 30S ribosomal protein S5; translated protein: MEHQKNFDKENAPKEKEFVEKLVTLNRTCKTVKGGRRMSFAALTVVGDKKGRVGYGIGKANDVSEAIKKSIDRAKRNLVIVPIKNGTLPHDIIGTYKSSEVLLKPACSGTGIIAGGTVRAIMEAAGATDIQSKSLGSNSSVNVVRATFDAIAKLMDAKKIAANRGKTLDELWG
- the rpmD gene encoding 50S ribosomal protein L30, with protein sequence MAKAKQLKVTLIKSIIGQKPAKVASVRSLGLKKINSSNTLPDNDAVRGMVASVSHLVKVEEI
- the rplO gene encoding 50S ribosomal protein L15: MAEYNPILSAPQGANKKPKRVGRGSSSGLGTTAGKGNKGQQSRSGGKTYVGFEGGQMPLYRRIARKGFSNYPFKKEYVCINVDLLCAKFEDGATVDKASLAKKGFISTKSAALVKILGNGDVTKKLNVIVDKVSETAKAKIEKAGGSVKVNEAETSAESAK
- the secY gene encoding preprotein translocase subunit SecY; its protein translation is MASNPIVNMFKVKEIRDRLLFTFLILAVFRLGSVLTVPGIDANVLFEYFKDLAAQNKNAFASYMDFFVGGAFSNFSILMLGVMPYISMQIIMQLAVIIFPSLKRISQEDGGQRKIAQYTRTGTIVVCIIQAWSMSVYANSIPGCIVIDNRVLFRILFILTVTTGSMVTVWLGNQITARGIGNGISVMIFAGIVARLPNAIVELYQKVKAKEIQLVFVILVIIMFVAIIALVIYEESGQRKIPVHYAKRVVGRKMYGGQSTYIPFKVNPSNVIPLIFASSILTLPITLASTLAQGQNSAKWINSVSRVLTPNGIWYNILLVLLIIFFAYFYTQVTLNPTEIAKNIRENGGSIPGVRTDKTEEYLTKILNRLILPGSLFLALIAIVPTLIQLWFGFPQSISQLMGGTSLIIMIGVDLDTMSQVEALLKMHHHDGLTKKGKIRSRSL
- the rpmJ gene encoding 50S ribosomal protein L36 — translated: MKVRTSVKPICDKCKVIKRNGIIRIICTNPKHKQRQG
- the rpsM gene encoding 30S ribosomal protein S13; translation: MARIAGVDIPNKHVSIALTYIYGIGRSSAEKICEEAKIDPGKMANDLTQDELAKIREIIDANYKTEGRLRSEIGLNLKRLMDIGCYRGLRHKRGLPVRGQRTRTNARTRKGKKKTVANKKKA
- the rpsK gene encoding 30S ribosomal protein S11, producing the protein MATVKKRKEKKSVYEGNVYIQATFNNTVVTVTDLKGNALSWASSGGLGFRGAKKSTPFAAQSVAETALQKAASYGLREVHVYVKGPGMGRENAIRSIGLMGLKVKSISDVTPIPHNGCRPRKTRRM